The Ignavibacteria bacterium genome includes a window with the following:
- a CDS encoding enoyl-CoA hydratase (Catalyzes the reversible hydration of unsaturated fatty acyl-CoA to beta-hydroxyacyl-CoA) gives MHYTTISVTKEHSYAIIQFQRAEVLNALNIKLMQELVDALELLDKDDEVRAIILTGNEKAFAAGADIKEMAEASAMEMLTRDQFARWDKIRKVKKPIIAAVSGFALGGGCELVMACDIIIASESAKFGQPEINIGVMPGAGGTQRLTRAVGKAKAMEIILTGKMFSANEALQWGLINKVVPAEYYLEEAKNIAKEIASKPPIAVCLAKESILKSFDTTMEGGLEFERKNFYLLFASDDQKEGMNAFVEKRKAEWKGR, from the coding sequence ATGCACTACACAACCATTTCCGTTACGAAAGAACATTCCTACGCTATTATTCAATTTCAGCGCGCAGAAGTGTTAAACGCTCTCAATATCAAACTGATGCAGGAACTTGTTGATGCGCTTGAATTGCTCGACAAGGATGACGAAGTCCGCGCAATAATTCTCACGGGAAACGAGAAAGCATTTGCTGCGGGAGCAGATATAAAAGAAATGGCAGAAGCATCGGCGATGGAAATGTTGACTCGCGACCAATTTGCGCGATGGGATAAAATTCGAAAAGTGAAAAAACCCATCATCGCAGCAGTCAGCGGATTTGCACTTGGCGGCGGATGTGAACTTGTAATGGCGTGCGATATTATTATCGCAAGTGAATCGGCAAAGTTCGGACAACCGGAAATAAACATCGGAGTAATGCCGGGAGCAGGAGGAACGCAGCGATTAACACGAGCAGTAGGAAAAGCAAAAGCGATGGAAATCATTCTCACCGGAAAAATGTTTTCTGCAAACGAAGCGTTGCAGTGGGGACTCATCAATAAAGTTGTTCCCGCAGAATATTATTTGGAAGAAGCAAAAAACATTGCAAAAGAAATTGCAAGCAAGCCGCCAATCGCAGTTTGTCTTGCCAAAGAATCTATTTTGAAATCGTTCGATACGACGATGGAGGGAGGATTGGAATTTGAACGGAAGAATTTCTATTTGCTGTTTGCGAGCGATGACCAGAAAGAAGGAATGAACGCATTTGTTGAAAAACGAAAAGCGGAATGGAAAGGGAGATGA